Proteins found in one Paenibacillus dendritiformis genomic segment:
- a CDS encoding RtcB family protein, with amino-acid sequence MHTDNFIYGSDLPAQECYYRTIELPAGTLHVYANNALYQDLGAKVFEMANNNLQIPNRVYMSYTPDVHVGVGTCIGTTAVWNASDGYVSPSIVGSDIGCGMRVHLTNVHRDALQDVKLRRKLVKAIEKLVPVDSHARGHFSDIRLEHVLVKGLHGLPKKYVPDSYTPKKMTSLTHVEHSKFAFDAEMLNEMPAAAWHRSHRQLGTLGGGNHFAEIQAVEIDESNRDTAEAWGLFDGQVIVMIHSGSRAWGGAVSQQCSKEMAQWMRSAGVGTADPRLVFAPLSEPVAERYVHLMYSALNYAVVNRHLMAFGIREAFRDVLGSKVEMTTLYDLMHNYAWEESHNGRRMFVHRKGATRALPPHHPDNPKPYAATGHPALIPGSMGSASYLMVGRDPGAANYYSICHGAGRVRSRSATKQLVTVDEFAASLQVGTDDEVVVNQRMLESIIDEAPQAYKDVEQIIESVVGAGLAGVVARCKPLATVKGG; translated from the coding sequence ATGCATACGGATAATTTTATATATGGCAGTGACCTGCCTGCTCAAGAATGCTATTACCGCACCATCGAGCTGCCTGCCGGCACGCTCCACGTTTATGCCAATAACGCTCTTTATCAAGATCTGGGGGCCAAAGTATTTGAAATGGCCAACAATAATTTGCAAATCCCGAACCGTGTCTATATGAGCTATACGCCGGACGTCCATGTCGGTGTCGGCACCTGCATCGGCACGACCGCCGTATGGAACGCCAGTGATGGTTATGTCTCCCCTTCTATCGTTGGGAGCGATATCGGATGCGGCATGCGGGTGCATCTGACGAATGTCCACCGCGACGCCTTGCAGGATGTGAAGCTGCGGCGCAAGCTGGTGAAGGCGATCGAGAAGCTGGTTCCTGTCGACTCTCATGCGCGCGGCCATTTCTCGGACATCCGCCTGGAGCATGTGCTGGTCAAAGGGCTTCATGGCTTGCCCAAAAAATACGTGCCGGACTCGTATACGCCGAAAAAGATGACCTCCCTCACCCATGTGGAACACAGCAAATTCGCGTTCGACGCAGAGATGCTGAACGAGATGCCGGCCGCAGCATGGCATCGTTCCCACCGCCAGCTCGGAACGCTCGGCGGCGGCAACCACTTCGCGGAAATCCAGGCGGTGGAGATCGATGAGTCGAACCGGGATACGGCCGAAGCTTGGGGATTGTTCGACGGCCAGGTCATCGTCATGATCCATTCCGGATCGCGAGCCTGGGGCGGCGCTGTCAGTCAGCAGTGCAGCAAAGAGATGGCGCAATGGATGCGGTCAGCCGGTGTCGGGACGGCCGATCCAAGGTTAGTGTTCGCCCCGTTGTCGGAGCCGGTGGCGGAGCGCTATGTCCATCTGATGTATTCAGCGCTGAACTATGCGGTTGTGAACCGCCATCTGATGGCGTTCGGCATTCGCGAAGCGTTCCGCGATGTGCTCGGGTCGAAGGTCGAGATGACAACGTTGTATGATTTGATGCACAACTATGCATGGGAAGAAAGTCATAACGGACGCCGCATGTTCGTGCACCGCAAAGGGGCGACTCGCGCGCTGCCGCCGCACCATCCGGATAATCCGAAGCCGTATGCGGCGACCGGACATCCGGCGCTTATCCCGGGTTCCATGGGCAGCGCATCTTACTTGATGGTCGGCCGTGACCCAGGTGCGGCGAACTACTACTCCATCTGCCACGGCGCAGGGCGCGTCCGTTCGCGCAGCGCCACGAAGCAGCTTGTGACCGTAGACGAGTTCGCGGCCTCGCTTCAGGTCGGCACGGACGACGAAGTCGTCGTGAATCAGCGCATGCTGGAGTCGATTATCGACGAAGCGCCGCAAGCCTACAAGGATGTGGAGCAGATTATCGAGAGCGTCGTCGGAGCAGGTCTTGCCGGCGTCGTGGCAAGATGCAAGCCATTGGCGACAGTCAAAGGCGGTTAA
- a CDS encoding cysteine-rich CWC family protein, translated as MNTVLIDPQRCPLCGQPNHCAYAAGRPHTECWCMKRSVPQELLEKIPAEQRRKACVCEECVKAFVEKNKD; from the coding sequence ATGAATACCGTTCTAATCGATCCTCAACGCTGTCCGTTATGCGGACAGCCCAATCATTGCGCGTATGCGGCCGGGCGGCCTCATACCGAATGCTGGTGCATGAAGCGCTCCGTTCCCCAGGAGCTGCTGGAGAAGATACCGGCGGAACAGCGCCGGAAAGCATGCGTGTGCGAAGAGTGCGTCAAAGCGTTCGTGGAGAAAAATAAAGATTGA
- a CDS encoding glutamine--tRNA ligase/YqeY domain fusion protein has protein sequence MNPGKETAEAANFLEKLVRDDIAQGEYHRPVATRFPPEPNGYLHIGSAYAIHVNHSIASKYNGAFHLRFDDTNPLKEDNKYVDAIREDIEWLGYEPAVYFGSDYSEQIYEYAVKLIHKGKAYVCDLTPEQMTEYRGTLTEPGTDSPFRNRPVEESLLLFERMRKGDFPAASKVLRAKIDMSSPNLNLRDPVLYRIVHAEHYRTGNDWCIYPMYDFAHPIQDWIEGITHSFCSAEFKDHRPLYEWVLRELEAPEPPKQREFGRLSLSGMVTSKRYLRELVEGGFVDGWDDPRLPTLRGLRRRGVTPDSIARFMEEIGILRQNSVIDSAMLDHFIRQDLKERTIGYMAVLNPLKVIITNYPEDRTEILRLKNKEGDEALSTREVPFARELFIEKEDFMEEPIAGFHRLSPGTEVRLKGAYFIRCEQVVKEPVTGEIEELHCTYDPATKSGSGFNARKVKATIHWVSAAHGIPAEVHVYDALLRPSAVLKESGNCWEELVNPHSLVQMKHAVLEPALKDASATEKVQFVRHGYFCLDTKYTTEDRRVFNRIVSLKDSWKRER, from the coding sequence ATGAATCCTGGCAAGGAAACGGCGGAAGCCGCGAATTTTTTGGAAAAGCTGGTGCGGGATGATATCGCGCAAGGGGAGTATCACAGACCTGTCGCCACAAGATTCCCCCCGGAACCGAACGGGTATCTGCATATCGGGAGCGCGTATGCGATCCATGTGAATCATTCTATTGCGAGCAAGTATAACGGGGCGTTTCATCTGCGCTTTGATGACACGAATCCGCTGAAGGAGGATAACAAATATGTGGATGCGATCCGGGAAGACATCGAGTGGCTGGGATATGAACCGGCGGTCTACTTCGGTTCGGACTATTCGGAACAAATATATGAGTATGCCGTCAAGCTGATTCACAAGGGGAAAGCTTACGTCTGCGATCTGACGCCCGAACAAATGACCGAATACAGAGGGACATTGACCGAACCGGGAACAGATAGCCCATTCCGCAATCGGCCCGTGGAGGAGAGCCTGCTCTTGTTCGAACGAATGCGGAAGGGAGATTTCCCGGCCGCATCCAAAGTGCTTCGCGCCAAAATCGATATGTCCTCGCCCAACCTGAATCTGCGGGATCCCGTGCTATATCGTATCGTGCATGCGGAGCACTATCGGACGGGGAATGACTGGTGCATCTATCCAATGTATGATTTTGCCCACCCGATTCAGGATTGGATCGAAGGAATTACCCATTCCTTCTGTTCTGCCGAGTTCAAAGACCATCGTCCGCTGTATGAATGGGTGCTCCGTGAGCTGGAAGCTCCGGAGCCGCCGAAGCAGCGGGAATTCGGACGATTAAGTCTATCCGGGATGGTGACAAGCAAGCGGTATTTGCGCGAGCTGGTGGAAGGGGGCTTCGTGGACGGCTGGGATGATCCGCGTCTTCCCACTCTCCGCGGGCTGCGGCGCAGAGGGGTCACCCCGGACAGCATTGCACGATTTATGGAGGAGATCGGGATCCTGAGACAGAACAGCGTCATTGACTCTGCCATGCTCGATCATTTTATCCGCCAGGATTTGAAGGAGAGAACGATCGGTTATATGGCTGTCCTGAACCCGTTGAAGGTGATTATAACCAACTATCCGGAAGATCGGACGGAAATACTCCGCCTTAAAAATAAAGAAGGAGATGAAGCGTTAAGCACCAGGGAGGTGCCCTTCGCCAGAGAGCTGTTCATCGAGAAGGAAGACTTCATGGAGGAGCCGATTGCCGGGTTCCACCGGCTGTCTCCAGGAACGGAGGTGCGGCTGAAGGGGGCGTACTTCATCCGGTGCGAGCAGGTGGTGAAGGAGCCGGTGACGGGGGAGATCGAGGAACTGCACTGTACCTATGATCCCGCGACCAAGAGCGGGTCCGGATTCAACGCCAGAAAGGTGAAAGCGACGATTCACTGGGTGTCTGCGGCGCATGGCATTCCGGCTGAGGTTCATGTGTACGATGCGCTGCTGCGGCCTTCCGCCGTGCTGAAGGAGTCGGGAAACTGCTGGGAGGAGCTGGTCAATCCTCATTCGCTCGTCCAAATGAAGCACGCCGTGCTGGAGCCCGCCTTAAAGGACGCTTCCGCCACTGAAAAAGTTCAGTTCGTGCGGCACGGCTATTTCTGCCTCGATACGAAATATACGACGGAGGACAGACGCGTGTTCAACCGGATAGTCTCTCTCAAGGATTCATGGAAGAGAGAAAGATAA
- a CDS encoding FusB/FusC family EF-G-binding protein, translating into MLKPFIRNHQYNLIKKQTDLLQHACNTVTDPKVVESVRYSTLTKIVEAFPDAEEAQKQALEKISTLHSTVEFQDYLESLVPYMTEFAPVTEKQIRKLFPKIKKLKVPNAADIDFRYVTYVGWTDIATNRMFFVYHLNGQLVGIEGRYTPTSKKSVCFLCNRHQEVALFSAVTKSKPANASPDYYKAIGNYVCMDSDACNKSITNIGTLEKFIGNVIG; encoded by the coding sequence ATGTTGAAACCATTTATTAGAAACCATCAATATAATCTGATTAAGAAGCAGACCGATCTTCTGCAGCATGCCTGCAACACGGTGACCGATCCGAAAGTCGTGGAATCGGTACGATACAGCACGCTCACCAAAATCGTCGAAGCGTTCCCGGATGCGGAAGAGGCGCAGAAGCAAGCGCTGGAGAAAATCTCGACGCTGCATTCAACGGTGGAATTCCAGGACTATTTGGAGTCGCTGGTGCCGTACATGACGGAATTTGCGCCCGTGACGGAAAAGCAGATCAGGAAGCTGTTCCCTAAAATCAAAAAGCTGAAGGTTCCCAATGCCGCTGACATCGATTTCCGCTATGTCACCTATGTGGGCTGGACCGACATCGCGACGAATCGAATGTTCTTTGTGTACCATCTGAACGGCCAGCTAGTCGGCATCGAAGGAAGATATACCCCGACGAGCAAGAAGAGCGTATGCTTTTTGTGCAACCGGCATCAAGAGGTCGCGTTATTCTCGGCGGTAACGAAATCGAAGCCGGCGAACGCCTCGCCTGATTACTACAAGGCCATCGGCAACTATGTATGCATGGATAGCGACGCCTGCAACAAGAGCATTACGAATATCGGCACATTGGAAAAATTTATAGGCAACGTTATAGGTTGA
- a CDS encoding DUF421 domain-containing protein, with the protein MLREKDVFNIDDVELAVLEANGKLTVYKKPQKTTVTAEDLGIAKTKKGLAYPIIVDGSVSEEVLSYLKKDMTWLESQMQAKGLLAKDIFFASVDEDCRLHISHPASGPIPAIRH; encoded by the coding sequence ATGCTGCGAGAGAAAGATGTGTTCAATATAGATGACGTCGAACTCGCCGTGCTGGAGGCGAACGGCAAATTAACGGTGTACAAAAAACCGCAAAAAACAACCGTTACCGCAGAGGATTTGGGAATCGCCAAAACAAAAAAGGGACTTGCTTACCCGATCATCGTGGATGGTTCGGTTTCCGAAGAAGTGCTGTCCTACTTGAAAAAAGATATGACATGGCTGGAATCACAGATGCAAGCCAAAGGTTTGCTAGCGAAAGATATCTTTTTTGCCTCTGTAGATGAGGATTGCCGGCTTCATATTTCGCACCCCGCATCTGGTCCCATCCCGGCGATACGGCATTAA
- the speD gene encoding adenosylmethionine decarboxylase, whose translation MEAKTKPRIKLHGFNNLTKSLSFNMYDICYTKTKEEREAYIEYIDEQYNADRLTEILETVTEMIGANIVNTAKQDYVPQGASVTMLVSEGPVIEVPRTSSDAIPEPLPEAVVMQLDKSHITVHTYPEYHPNEGISTFRADIDVATCGEISPLKALNYLIDSFDTDIMTIDYRVRGFTRDIDGRKLYIDHDIRSIQDYLDDSIIRQFDLIDVNVYQDNIFHTKCRLKAFDLDNYLFGYSKEEITAEEQQAITKKIKTEMDEIFFGVASLRS comes from the coding sequence ATGGAAGCCAAAACAAAACCGCGAATCAAGCTGCACGGCTTCAACAATTTGACAAAATCATTAAGCTTCAATATGTACGATATTTGTTATACGAAGACCAAAGAAGAGCGTGAAGCTTATATCGAGTATATCGACGAACAATATAACGCAGACCGGTTAACGGAGATATTGGAGACCGTAACCGAGATGATTGGCGCGAATATCGTCAACACCGCCAAGCAAGATTATGTTCCTCAAGGAGCGAGCGTGACCATGCTCGTATCCGAGGGACCCGTGATCGAGGTTCCCCGCACATCATCCGACGCAATTCCCGAGCCTCTTCCCGAGGCGGTGGTCATGCAGTTGGATAAAAGCCATATTACGGTTCACACGTATCCCGAATACCACCCGAATGAAGGGATCAGCACCTTCCGAGCGGATATCGATGTAGCCACTTGCGGCGAAATCTCGCCCTTGAAAGCCTTGAATTATTTGATTGACTCCTTCGACACCGATATTATGACGATTGATTACCGGGTTCGGGGGTTCACGCGCGATATCGATGGCCGCAAATTATATATCGATCACGATATCCGCTCGATACAAGACTATCTTGACGACAGCATCATCCGGCAATTCGATCTGATCGATGTCAATGTGTATCAAGACAACATATTCCATACGAAGTGCCGGCTCAAAGCGTTCGATTTAGACAATTATTTATTCGGATATTCCAAAGAGGAAATAACCGCAGAGGAACAGCAGGCCATCACGAAAAAAATTAAAACGGAAATGGACGAGATCTTTTTTGGAGTCGCTTCCTTGCGTTCCTGA
- a CDS encoding BadF/BadG/BcrA/BcrD ATPase family protein, with product MTTRTPELDSLIIGIDVGSTTVKATVVDPDSKQIVWSDYQRHHTKQAEKVLELLVAIGNEFPDVKPENIRVFATGSGSGPVAPHIGAKFVQEVNAVTMAVEHLHPDVGSVIELGGQDAKIIIFKENKETGNKQALTSMNDKCASGTGATIDKCMIKVGMPAEEVGKLRFDDSKLHHVAAKCGVFAETDIVNLVKSGIPSGEIMCSLADAIVMQNLSVLTRGNTLRHRVLLLGGPNTYLPFLQECWRLRIPQTWKERGYEYPTDVPIDSLIFVPDNSQYYAAYGAVLYGLHEPADVGLYTGLEMLKEFIAHGRKAKLGEKAGPPLVASEADLEQFRRSYSIPKFTSATFAPGQKVRAVIGLDGGSTSSKAVLVDEQGDILLKEYQLSKGNPLEDTKEMLKRIRDTLMRQGAELEIIGFGATGYAADVLEKTLRADVNIVETVAHMMSAVHQFGDIDVICDIGGQDIKVLFLKNRDIRNFKLSNQCSAGNGMLLQAMADQFGIPVQEYANTAFHADLSPKFSYGCAVFLDADRVNFQKEGYSKEELLAGLALVLPKNVWQYVVQIPRMSELGRKFVLQGGTQYNLAAVKAQVDYIKERVPDAEVYVHPHPGEAGAIGAAMETLRVVKRRGYSSFLGLDAAIDLRYVSRNDESTRCNFCPNHCSRTFIDSETPDGQTARYISGFSCEKGTVEDQEAVVKLTKERQALKKHYPNLVEYEARRMFQHFYDAEPLPEAGLEMEDVLLTRRLFGFGMRKIPQRRPFARSSAESMERRQRIRIGIPKVLNIWSTAPFWRTYFETLGIDKRNIVFSDNTSEEMWQEGGKYGSIDPCYPSKVAQAHVHNLLFKHHESKPLDYIFFPCITHIPTHLHNVMDSASCPIVAGAPNVIKAAFTKEVDFFETRGITYLDPAVTFTEPNMLKKQLFEAFAEQLQITEDESDFAAEQGWKAMDRFDAEMQEKGKEILEQIEQENRLAILMIGRPYHSDPGLNHGVLEEFQVLGYPVLSMRAIPKDEAWLQRFFSEDLKSGRVEYALEVSDVWPENFSSNSVQKVWAAKFAARHPNVAVLDLSSFKCGHDAPTYGLIESIISTAGTPYSALHDIDANKPGGSIKIRVKTYAHSLGLHEERLQDLARKKAELQQRLDQKLAELTGRKPGDQAEVI from the coding sequence ATGACAACGAGAACCCCAGAGCTGGATTCCCTCATTATTGGAATTGACGTCGGCTCGACGACAGTCAAAGCGACCGTGGTGGATCCAGACAGCAAGCAGATCGTATGGTCGGATTATCAGCGCCATCATACGAAGCAGGCAGAAAAAGTGTTAGAGTTGCTGGTTGCCATCGGCAACGAATTTCCGGATGTGAAGCCGGAAAATATCCGTGTCTTTGCGACCGGCTCCGGCAGTGGTCCTGTCGCTCCTCATATCGGCGCGAAATTCGTGCAGGAGGTCAATGCGGTCACGATGGCCGTGGAGCATCTCCATCCCGATGTCGGGAGCGTTATCGAACTCGGAGGGCAGGATGCGAAGATTATTATTTTCAAGGAAAACAAGGAAACGGGCAATAAGCAGGCGCTTACCTCGATGAATGACAAATGCGCCTCCGGTACGGGCGCCACGATCGACAAGTGCATGATTAAAGTAGGGATGCCTGCAGAAGAAGTAGGCAAGCTGCGCTTTGACGATTCGAAATTGCACCATGTCGCCGCCAAGTGCGGCGTATTTGCCGAAACGGATATCGTTAATCTTGTGAAAAGCGGCATTCCATCAGGGGAGATCATGTGCTCGCTCGCAGATGCCATCGTCATGCAAAACCTCTCCGTGCTCACTCGGGGCAACACGCTGCGGCACCGGGTCCTGCTGCTGGGCGGGCCGAATACCTATTTGCCTTTCTTGCAGGAATGCTGGCGGTTGCGAATTCCTCAGACCTGGAAGGAGCGGGGCTACGAATATCCGACAGATGTGCCCATCGACAGCTTGATCTTCGTTCCGGATAATTCGCAGTATTATGCGGCTTACGGCGCTGTCCTGTACGGCCTGCATGAACCGGCGGATGTCGGCTTATACACGGGATTGGAGATGCTGAAGGAGTTCATTGCCCACGGCCGCAAGGCGAAGCTGGGCGAGAAGGCAGGCCCGCCGCTGGTGGCCAGCGAAGCGGATCTGGAGCAGTTCCGCCGGAGCTACAGCATTCCCAAGTTCACTTCCGCTACGTTCGCGCCAGGTCAGAAGGTAAGGGCGGTCATTGGATTAGATGGCGGTTCCACTTCGTCCAAAGCCGTTCTGGTCGATGAACAAGGGGATATTCTGCTGAAAGAATATCAGCTGTCCAAAGGCAATCCGCTGGAAGATACGAAAGAAATGCTGAAGCGGATCCGGGATACGCTGATGAGACAAGGGGCCGAGCTGGAGATTATCGGCTTCGGCGCTACGGGATACGCCGCAGACGTGCTGGAAAAAACGTTGCGTGCAGACGTGAACATTGTAGAGACGGTCGCGCATATGATGAGCGCCGTTCACCAATTCGGCGACATCGATGTGATTTGCGATATCGGCGGTCAGGACATCAAGGTTCTCTTCCTCAAAAACCGGGATATTCGCAATTTCAAGCTGTCCAATCAATGCTCCGCCGGCAACGGAATGCTCCTGCAAGCGATGGCGGATCAGTTCGGCATTCCGGTTCAAGAGTATGCAAATACGGCTTTTCATGCCGATTTGAGTCCCAAATTTTCATACGGGTGCGCGGTATTCCTCGATGCGGACCGGGTCAATTTTCAGAAGGAAGGGTATTCGAAGGAGGAATTGCTCGCTGGACTCGCTCTCGTCCTGCCCAAAAACGTATGGCAGTATGTCGTGCAGATTCCGCGCATGTCCGAACTCGGGCGCAAGTTCGTGCTGCAGGGCGGAACCCAATACAATCTGGCAGCCGTCAAGGCCCAGGTCGACTATATCAAGGAGCGGGTTCCCGATGCCGAGGTATACGTTCATCCGCATCCGGGGGAAGCGGGGGCGATCGGAGCCGCCATGGAAACGCTGCGCGTGGTGAAGCGGCGGGGCTATTCCAGCTTCTTGGGCCTGGATGCCGCGATTGATCTGCGTTATGTAAGCCGCAACGATGAATCGACCCGCTGCAATTTTTGTCCCAACCACTGCAGCCGGACGTTTATCGATTCCGAGACGCCGGACGGCCAGACGGCCCGTTATATTAGCGGGTTCTCTTGTGAAAAAGGAACGGTGGAAGATCAGGAAGCGGTCGTGAAATTAACGAAAGAGCGGCAAGCGTTGAAAAAGCATTATCCGAATCTCGTCGAATATGAAGCACGGCGCATGTTCCAGCACTTCTACGATGCGGAACCGCTTCCGGAAGCGGGGCTGGAGATGGAGGACGTCCTGTTGACACGCCGCTTGTTCGGATTTGGCATGCGCAAAATACCGCAGAGGCGTCCGTTCGCACGCTCTTCCGCCGAGTCGATGGAGCGGCGCCAGCGGATCCGGATCGGGATACCGAAAGTACTGAACATTTGGTCCACCGCTCCGTTCTGGCGCACGTATTTCGAGACGCTCGGCATCGATAAGCGCAACATCGTATTCAGTGATAACACGAGCGAGGAAATGTGGCAGGAAGGCGGAAAATATGGCTCGATCGATCCTTGCTATCCGTCGAAAGTGGCCCAGGCCCATGTCCATAATCTGCTGTTCAAGCACCATGAGTCCAAACCGCTGGATTACATCTTTTTCCCGTGCATCACGCATATTCCGACCCATCTTCACAATGTGATGGACTCGGCAAGCTGCCCGATTGTGGCGGGCGCTCCGAACGTGATCAAAGCCGCCTTCACCAAGGAAGTCGATTTTTTCGAGACGAGAGGAATCACCTACCTGGACCCGGCGGTTACCTTCACCGAACCGAACATGCTGAAAAAACAGCTGTTCGAAGCATTCGCCGAGCAGCTGCAGATCACCGAAGACGAGAGCGATTTTGCCGCAGAGCAGGGATGGAAGGCGATGGATCGGTTCGATGCCGAAATGCAGGAGAAGGGCAAGGAGATCCTGGAGCAGATCGAGCAGGAAAATCGTCTTGCCATTCTGATGATTGGCCGCCCTTATCATTCCGACCCCGGATTGAATCACGGCGTGCTCGAAGAGTTCCAGGTGCTCGGTTACCCTGTATTGTCCATGCGCGCCATTCCGAAAGACGAGGCATGGCTGCAGCGCTTTTTCAGCGAAGATCTGAAGAGCGGCCGCGTCGAATATGCTCTCGAAGTCAGCGATGTATGGCCTGAAAATTTCAGCTCCAACAGCGTGCAAAAAGTATGGGCGGCCAAGTTCGCCGCGCGTCATCCCAATGTGGCGGTATTGGACTTGTCCAGCTTCAAATGCGGCCATGATGCGCCTACCTACGGCCTGATCGAATCGATCATATCGACGGCCGGGACGCCGTATTCGGCGCTGCATGATATCGACGCCAACAAACCGGGCGGCTCGATCAAGATCAGGGTGAAGACGTATGCGCACAGTCTCGGTCTGCATGAAGAGCGGCTTCAGGATCTGGCGCGCAAAAAGGCGGAGCTGCAGCAGCGGCTGGATCAAAAGCTCGCCGAGCTCACGGGCAGAAAACCGGGAGATCAAGCTGAGGTTATATAG